The following DNA comes from Metopolophium dirhodum isolate CAU chromosome 8, ASM1992520v1, whole genome shotgun sequence.
ccaaataacattataccggtattctgatataggtaccgaaaacatatttcttaaacgtttaataaaaatatttactttcaactaaaaagtagaaaataaaaaataaaaaaaaaaattttaaaaacacacttttccataaaaacatttaaaaaaaaattttaaaaattgcactaaaaagacaaaaataattctctgtacttaaaaataatgaaaaatttattgatgaaaaatttaaaagtgtgtggtgctcatacacttgacatatattcccagtcactatcttataaacatgattgaacaaagaagtgtatgtgagactttccttggcttttaaatttttcatcagtaaatttttcattattttgctcttatacttgacatatactgtcagtcactatcttataaacaggattgaacaaagaagtgtatgtgagacttagctcggcttttaatgttttgtatgatgcaccacacacttttaaatttttcatcaataaatttttcattatttttaagtacagagaattatttttgtctttttagtgcaatttttaaaatttttttttaaatgtttttatggaaaagtgtgtttttaaaattttttttttttattttttttattttatcttctaATACTATGTGTAATTTAATTAGTGGTGTGTTTATTCGTTTTCTGTTTTATCATAAACTTCTACATCTAAGATAGAattgttatttaccttttttgttgtaatgtttttttctctattttcTTCATTCCttttaaaccaaaatttttCATTAGGGTGGTATCTTACACCTTTACCCAAATCTTCACATGTCTTACAAGGTTTCTTTTCttcatatttgatttttatttgaggatttttttttacttgacaTTCGAGCTgtctcaaattattaaataagtctGTTGATTCTTTTAATTCTGATTTATCAATTTTGTTCAGTATAAATTCTGGTAGCCCTACTGCTATCAACGCTATAAGTGATTTAATATCCAtatctatattaaaatctattaaaagtttttcttttttcataGCATAATCAGTTAATGAACCTTCTCGATATTTAAATGTTACTGCATAAGTAACATTATTCCATCCATTATCTGTAAagcattctaaaaatatttttttccattcagACCAACCAGCATTTATTGTTAATCTTATGAGTGTAGAAGAGTACCAATCTAAACTCGGTTTGTCCaagaatgattttaataattcaattttatcctCTTTTTCGTCTATTTGAAATCTAGAGCACTCTTTTTCAAAACTTTCCATCCACTGATTAGAATTAGTATTTTTGCTTGAAAATTTTTCTATCAAAAGTTTGTCTgctatttgttttaagtttttttctttaccTTTATTTTGTGTTGTTTCTATCAGTTTTTCTAATATCCCTTTCAGATTATGATCCTGTGTTTTATTTAAGTTCTTTTCATTTATTTCCTCTAAGTATTGGTCTTTAAATTGTAGATTTCCATCTTCGTCAATGTATATCTTCTCTAATTCTTTTGTCATCGTAATCCATACTTTTCTTACCTGATTTCttttctttaatgaattaactAGTTTTACGTAatagtttgatttttttaattctgtatGATCTCCCATTTATCTAAGTTCTTCTGGCCAAATATACCTCTTTCCATCCTCTGTACTAATTGAGGTTATGgcaattacatttgtttttgtatCTTTTGGTGAAGCTACTACCGTAAATTCAAACTGTAATTTCGACatcataaacaaaaattgttgttttataatgGTGCTATTGTTTTTTTCATCGGATAATAGTAAACACTTGGTTTCTCTGTgaaaacaaatgttatttattacttattatttacattatttacaaaattacaaatttaccagtgaaaacaaaagaa
Coding sequences within:
- the LOC132951034 gene encoding uncharacterized protein LOC132951034, giving the protein MGDHTELKKSNYYVKLVNSLKKRNQVRKVWITMTKELEKIYIDEDGNLQFKDQYLEEINEKNLNKTQDHNLKGILEKLIETTQNKGKEKNLKQIADKLLIEKFSSKNTNSNQWMESFEKECSRFQIDEKEDKIELLKSFLDKPSLDWYSSTLIRLTINAGWSEWKKIFLECFTDNGWNNVTYAVTFKYREGSLTDYAMKKEKLLIDFNIDMDIKSLIALIAVGLPEFILNKIDKSELKESTDLFNNLRQLECQVKKNPQIKIKYEEKKPCKTCEDLGKGVRYHPNEKFWFKRNEENREKNITTKKVNNNSILDVEVYDKTENE